GATGAGAATCAGTGTTTGTATTTGACAATTTtaatcagattttcttttttttctcagttgtatAAAGATATTAGTTCTTTCAGATGATATCTGCATTACATTTTTCTATCCTTTGTCACTTAGAGTTTCAGaatgtgatttaaatttttttattgaaaagaaaCTCAACTGTgcattatgaattttaaataaaactttgatttccccaaatgttcttttcatattattaaataaatattatttcatgaaATGTCAAATAGTGATGATTTGGTAGGTATCAAAGATTACTTTTGCTTCCCCCACTTTTTCCAGTAATTCCTTAATTTTAATCTTCTGATTTTACTGTCCACTACCAAAATATAAGCAAATCTGACCATGCTAACACATTTAACCTCCCTAGTTGCATATGCTTTAATAAATTAACAGATTAAGACATGTATTGAGTCATCTCTGAGTGTAAAATTTCTTCTAAATTGATTTCTTCATCCACACATTACATTATCAGTCAGTCTCTTCATTGACAATATAATTTAGGTAGAAAAACCCTTCATGGTTATTCAGTTCCAAAGGACTGGTATATATCCAGTCTTCTCTATCTATTTCTGGTAGACCTTTATAGTGGTAgaagatttgtttgttttcacaatTTGTAGGATTAATGGCAGCTACTGCATTTTTTTTGTTACTTAACATTTTATGAATTGCTTGTCCAAATTCTCTTCTGACCTTACATTATCCTTATGCTTGTACAGAGGAAAAAACCACTAAGGCAAAAAGGACCCCAGATGGGACtgtggaaacagaaaaagacagtaATAGGTCTGAAGATCCTTAGAGTTTCTTCACCTACTTCACAGCTCTGTCAAGAGCCAGTCAGCCATGATTAGAACTGTATATATATTCCAGAGAATATGTgagcttgtatttcttcctctAACCAAGGTAGAAATTTAATCTACTATATCTGTCATTAATAGACTGCCACTTAATGCCTggtaaaattgtatatatatatatatatacacacacatatatatacacacacacacacgtatgcctTGGATgaattttctccttaaaatacTAAATCTCTCTTTCTTACAGAGGTTTGTAAATTAATCTCTtcaaattgaaatcatttctttttccatttccatttcactCATTTCTTTCCTAAATTGAAAACTGAAATATGTCCAACCATTTTCTATTGTTTGTAGCAGTAACAGATTAATTAGTTTTCATAATTTACAGGATTAATAAGAACTGCTAAATTTTAGTTAATTATCatcaataaaatataacattagATGCATGAAGCTGTTAAAACTTCCTGCTTACCTCTCTTGCAGAAACCAATATGCAGAGCCGGAGTACAGTCATATACATCAGATttgtcttgtggttccttctgctCTGGGTACTCTTTGAGAAGTCACACACTGAAGAAGACATCATAATTACCACCAAGAATGGAAAAGTCAGGGGGATGCACTTGCCAGTACTTGGTGGCACAGTAACAGCCTTTCTTGGAATCCCGTATGCACAGCCACCTCTTGGTAGACTACGATTCAAAAAGCCACAATCTTTGACCAAGTGGCCTGATATTTGGAATGCCACAAAATATGCAAATTCTTGTTATCAGAACACAGATCAAAGTTTTCCAGGCTTCCTTGGTTCAGAGATGTGGAACCCAAACACTGACCTCAGTGAAGACTGTTTATATCTAAATGTGTGGATTCCAACACCTAAACCAAAAAATGCTACTGTAATGATATGGATCTACGGTGGTAGTTTTCAGACTGGAACATCATCTTTGCATGTTTATGATGGCAAGTTTCTGGCACGGGTTGAAAGAGTTATTGTGGTTTCAATGAACTATAGAGTGGGTGCCCTCGGATTCTTAGCTTTACCAGGAAatcctgaggcaccagggaatgTTGGTCTATTTGATCAACAGTTGGCTCTTCAGTGGGTCCAAAAAAACATAGCAGCCTTTGGTGGAAATCCTAAAAGTGTAACTCTCTTTGGAGAAAGTGCAGGAGCAGCTTCAGTTAGCCTTCATTTACTTTCTCCTGAAAGCCACCCATTGTTTACCAGAGCTATTCTGCAAAGTGGATCCTCTAATGCTCCTTGGGCAGTGACATCTCGTTATGAAGCTAGGAACAGAACATTGACTTTAGCTAAATTTATTGGTTGCTCTAGAGAAAATGACACTGAGATAATCAAATGCCTTCGAAATAAAGATCCCCAGGAGATTCTTCGTCATGAAGTGTTTGTTGTCCCCTATGGTACACTCTTATCAGTAAATTTTGGtcccactgtggatggtgattttCTCACTGACATGCCAGACACACTACTCCAACTTGGACAGTTCAAAAAAACCCAGATCTTGGTGGGTGTTAATAAAGATGAAGGGACAGCATTTTTAGTATATGGTGCTCCTGGCTTCAGCAAAGATAACAATAGTATTATAACCagaaaagaatttcaagaaggtttaaaaatattttttccaggaGTGAGTGAGTTTGGAAAGGAATCGATCCTTTTCCACTACATGGACTGGTTAGATGATCAGAGAGCTGAAAAGTACCGTGAGGCCTTGGATGATGTTGTTGGggattataatattatatgtccTGCTTTGGAGTTCACCAAAAAGTTCTCAGATATGGGAAACAATGCCTTTTTCTACTACTTCGAGCACCGATCCTCCAAACTCCCTTGGCCAGAATGGATGGGAGTGATGCATGGTTATGAGATCGAATTTGTTTTTGGTTTGCCACTGGAAAGAAGAGTTAATTACACAAAAGCTGAGGAAATTTTTAGTAGATCCATTATGAAACGTTGGGCAAATTTTGCAAAATATGGGTAAGTGCCAATTTTTGTaattgttcttgtttgttttgttttgcttagcTTTGCATGTTCCCCAGTGTAGACTTCATTCAAGGTACAGAaacattttgattatttattcTCTTCACACCTTaagctggttttgtttttcattatttagtACATTTCATTTCCTTGCATCAGAGTGcttaaaagaaataatcaaaggacttttatgaaaaatattttctgatttcatttccaAAGCAGCATAAAGTACTTTAACAACGTTCCCCAAAGTTTGTATGGAACTAGATGTCCACCTTGCGAACAAGATGTCCACCTTGTCAAGTGCTTTTCAGCCTAAAAGTTCACAGTGTTCACATGTTTAAGAAGGAGCAGGAATATCTCTCTTTTGCTCATGCTCTTCAGCAGTGGTACACTGTTACCTGATACACAAAGAAAGACATACCATCACAGGAAAATCAAAGGGCAGGATGGTATTAAGGTTGGTCCTCACATTACTCAAAATACAGAATTTGACATTTTATCAACGTTTTTTATTCCCTAATATGTTTGTTCAGAGGTTTTAGGTAACCTTGGTTGAACAAGAGCTGCAAGGCTCATCTTGTTTAGCTAAGCTGCTTTCCACTTGAGTAGTCACAAGGGTGACATTACATAATAAGAGATGCTACAAAAGAACATATTTTCCCTCATATGTTATAAATATTGTGATATTATCTCTTCAATAGTCAGAGAAAAAATGCTCTtttaatatcaatatattttctattttttaatacttcATGTGTATAAAAAATAAGGATTTTGTAATAATATGTAACCTCAAATTGAATTTTCTACACCGAAAATTTGTATCAGTGCgaataaccaaaaaaataaaaattggggcATCTCTTTTTCTGAAAAATGCTTACAGAAACTCACAAACTGATTGATGCATTAATCCAATTTGTCATCCTATCTTTATAATCAAAAAGAATTTGGggaatgattttctttctggttttattttccatcctccatttggtttgtttttcatgttattttttaactttacaatattgtattggttttgccatatatcaaaatgaatccaccacaggtatgcatgtgttccccatcctgaaccctcctccctccttcctccccataccatccctctgggtcgtcccagtgcaccagccccaagcgtccagtatcgtgcatcgaaccttgGAATTTATTGTGTTGATGCTTCATGTTATTGTAGGTATCTTTCTACAAAGTATCTGTATTTTATAACTCCTCTCAAAATGTTTAGACACTTATTCACTGTATATAAGGCTAAAACTCTTCCATCTGGCATTAAGATGCTTCTCTAACCTTGCTACAACCCATTCTCCTCAGTACCTGTTTCTTTGGTAGAGGAATTATCACAAGAATATCAAAGATTTCAAGTTTAACTATACCTTAGAACCTGTTCTTGCTGTGTGCCCTGTTTAGAAAATTTACCTCTCTCCTTTTTAATGACACAAGTCCTACTATTCTGTTGTTTTGACTAATTACATGTTTCCTACAGGGTAACTTTAATTCTAAGAGTTGTAATTGCTTCAGACCTGTTTTACACTCCCAGAGAAACCATTGACAGTCATATATCTAAATGctatctttcattttattctgaGCCTCCTAAACTAGACTAAGAACTAACTTCTTGATAGAGAAGTTATGGTTTTATTGAATACTTATTGAAGTACTGACATTGGTATATGTCCCACTTTACAAATATTTAGATTCAGTAAGAAcaagttaaacttttttttaagatatgtaAGCTATTATCTGTAGCTCTACAATATATTACACCTTCTCAACATCAGCCTAAATTTCTGCTTAACAAGGAACATCTTATTTCTAGAGCTGCTTTAGAATTATGTATATTTCATTCTGTTCTCTCCCTCAAGGCTTTAATCCACATTAAATCACttgaatatgtttttaattctgtCTGACAATTCTAGAGATTATAAATAATTTAGGGGAACTATTAAGGTAATTTAAGGGAAACATCaacatttcttcaaaatattgatgcctataatttttaaaagacttatatCTTACATGTTTAAATCatcaagaaatatatattttcttatttcacaaTGGAGAACACTGAGAACGAGGTGAAGTATCTATGGCAAATGAGTGCAACAGGTCAAAGAAGAGAATATTTGATAATTAATGGAATAAAAGATTGTTTAATCCTAATTTACTTCTATGATTAGCATATTTTAATAGggaataaatgaatattgaaaaaattttattgtaataGTAAATTCACATGAACAAGATTAAAACCATAAAGATTAAAGTAAACTTTTTAGTGTAGTTCAGTCATAGATACCATTCAGCAAGATACCAATTTAACCAGtgagtttctttatagtccatgcTTGCACAATTGGACAGAGATGATAATATGTCATATGCATTGAGATTTGACTTGATGGAAAACATAATGTTAATCTCCTGGTGTGCactatattttttcaaagtataCCTATGTAATAAATACAGAAGCTTAGAATGATTAAATAAACTCCATGGTAACAAAGTTGGTTTAAGTGTCAGGTTGGGAAATCTACTCACATTCATTTGCCCACAAACATGATGTTTGATGTTCTCTTCCCAGGGAGATGCTCCCCCTTGGTTTGCCTCCACTCCCCATACCAAGGACATTTAACAGTATCTggagttactttttatttttttaaattttattttatttttaaactttacgtaattgtattagttttgccaaatatcaaaatgaattcgccacaggtatacatgtgttccccatcctgaaccctcctccctcctccctccccataccatccctctgggtcatcccagtgctctagccccaagcatccagtatcgtgcatcgatcctggaccggcatctcgtttcatacatattttacttgtttcaatgccattctcccaaatcttcccaccctctccctctcccacagagtccataagactgttctacacatcagtgtctcttttgctgtctcgtacacagggttattgttaccatctttctaaattccatatatatgcgttagtatactatattggtgtttttccttctggcttacttcactctgtataataggctccagtttcatccacctcattagaactgattcaaatgtgttctttttaatggctgagtaatactccactgtgtatatgtaccactgctttcttatccattcatctgctgatggacatctaggttgcttccatgtcctggctattataaacagtgctgcgatgaacattggggtacacgtgtctctttcccttctggtttcctcagtgtgtatgcccagcagtgggattgctggatcataaggcagttctatttccagttttttaaggaatctccacactgttctccatagtggctgtactagtttgcattcccaccaacagtgtaagagggttccattttctccacaccctctccagcatttattatttgtagacttttggatcgcagccattctgactgatgtgaaatggAGTTATTTTTGAGTATCACTTCTGGAACTGGGGTGGGCTACTAGCTAtatagaggccagggatgctgctaaacttCTTACAATGCTCAGGATAGTCCCCCAGCAACAAATTATGCATTCCAAATGTCAGTAATGCCTAGATTGGGAAACTGCAGATTTTTACTCCCATATAACCCCAAAATCACatacaaagaaagtaaaaagtagaaataagagTTGTAATTATCATTCAGGAAAGTGAATTTTCAAGTACATGGTTCATAAAATGTTTTGATGCCTTTTTCTCCTTAAAGAATGTTTAGTATATGTTCTATTTCTTATTAGGACTaagttcaaaataattttgaacttttctttgtggtattttattttcccaatgGGTTGTTTAGTAGTCTTTTATTTAACTTTCAGCTATTTGTATGATTTCTAGATAGTTTGTTGtggatttctaatttaattcagtTCTAGTTAGAGACTCTACTCAAGATTTCCGTTTTGAAATATATTGAGAATTATTTTATGACCCAGGTATGATTCATATGGGTGATTATTTTATGTGCTCTTGAAAAGAATGCCTGTTATTACTTGGTATGATTAATTAattagtaaattaattaattcatggTTTCTCAGGTCTTCTAATGTTTTTGTCTACTTATTTTAAATACTGAGAGAAGGGTACTAACATCTTTCACTATAATTGTGATTCTGTTTATTTCTCCACTTAATtctactaatttttcttttactattttaaatttatactatTAACTCCGTGCACATTTAGGATTATGTATTCCTGATTAGTTGacttttatcattttgaaatgtctctGTCCTGAAATTGACTTTGCCTAATATTAAGATAGATACATCAAGTTTCTCACGCTATGTTTGCACAATATATTTTGTTCCATCCTTTTACTCTAActcatctaattaaaaaaaaaaaaagaaacctttcttAGATTTAGCATGATTAACCCAATTGGCATTTAGTATAATTATCAATGTGTTTTGTTTAAATCTACCATCTTGCTATTTTTAATCCATCCTTCTTATTGCTCCTTTGCAACTCTTTCCTCTTTAATGTTTATGCTGTTGTATTTTTTATGGATGTTtagtttgtctttaattttttccccagtgTTTGTTTTAACACTAAAATTGTTTCACTTATAACTATCTACTTAGAGTTAATACTGACCTGCTTTGCTGACATTTCCCACTTTCTAAACAATTCATGCTTCCTATTTTCCATTTCACTCTTAACTACTTCACAACTGTAAGAAATTAGCAATAAAGTTTCATGTATTCTCCTCATTTTTTATATTGTCCTATGTTTAtggaatatataatataaaatatctcttaaaattgtatttgtttcttACAAGTTATATTCATgtaaattcataaaataaaaagcatagtCTTTTATGTTTACTTGTGTGTTtagtggggtttccctggtggctcagatggtaaagaatctacctgcaatttaGAAGACCTGTATTCCATCACTGGGTTGAGGAgatttggagaatgaaatggcagtccactccaggattcttgcctggaaatttctgtGGGCATATATcatttccagtgttcttgaccCTTCCTATGGATTCTAATTGtcatctggaatttttttcctttgtgctaAAAAACATCCTTTAGAATTTCTCATTGGCAGTTTGAATAGTTACAAATtctctcaacatttttttttttaatctgaagataCCTTTATTTTCCTTCgattgaatgaatttttttttaaagatagatttctggtttaatcttttttttttctttttttttccatcagtttAAAGATATGTCCCATTATCTTCTTGTCTCTACAGTTCTGATGTAAAGTGGACCTTTATTTGTATGATTGCCCTCTCTATAcaatgtaaaaaatttttttctctggttGATTTCAAAGTTTCCTCTTTATCTTTGGTTTCAATTGTTTATCCATGGTATTTCCAAGAATGATTTCTTTGTCTAgggattttgtcttgttttgtttttgtctgatgTTTGCTAAGCTTAGTAATTTTTAATATCACATTTGAGAAACTTTGTATCAGTATTCCATCATATATTATTTCTGCCCCAGTCTCACTCTCATCTCCTTCTAGAACTCCGATTATACATGCACTAGATTATTAAATTTTGTCCCGCAGGTCACTAAGCTTCTGTTGCCTTTTCTTCAGATTTGCAAattagatacattttaaaattttctttacaaGCTCAATGACTCTTTTTGTATCATCTCCAATCTGTGATTGAAGGTAAccaatgaattttttatttcacttattttagttttcagattgaatttttttcagtagtttcaTTATTTTGCTGAGTTCCTCCCTGTTTTCTATTTAGTTATTATTCTTTAAGTTcctgaacatatttaaaatagctgCTTTAAGTTGCTCATTCAATATCTAGTTGATGGGTTCATGtactgttttcctgtttctttgcatgtctaGAAATTTTCACATTTGTACTAGACTTTGTGGATGATGCAGCAGAAATTCTATATTATTTTAGTCTTCTCTGAAGAATATATATTTCCACTGAATgatggttgtttgtttttaattttaccagACAGTTCAATTAAGAGATGTGTATGTACTTCAATTTGTCTGAAGTATGTGTAGACTTGGTTTTATATTTTGAGTGAATCCATGAAAGgtccaaaatattttatagactCTTTAAGTTGGCAGAACTTAAACTAATGTCTTTTTTCACTGAAGATGTAATAGTTACTTGTTTTGTGTCTATTAGAGTGGAGTTAGTGCTTCCcattggtgcagtggtaaagaatacgcctgccaatgcaggagatgcgagataCGCAGGTTCAatcttctgggtcaggaagatcccttggaataagaaacggcaacccattccagtcttgctgcctggagaatcccatggacagaggagcctggcaggctacagtgcatggggttgcaaagagccggacatgactgagcacacacatacaccatgGTAGAGATAGACTGGGTCTCCTTAATCTGAAGTTATGGCCTTCCACTCAGCTGGCCTGCATATTAATGAGATGAAAGCAAAGTGTTGACAACATTATACTAGTTATTCACTCTCCAGCTGTCCCATCTCTTCTGCTTTCAGCCATGcagtctcttctctcttttcccaGTCTCTCATGTACTTGCTCTGAATATATTCAGCCCAGGCCTCAGCCAAAGACGTGCAGGGAGACCTGTCCCACAGATTCTAGCTACTTCAATACCCCAgaattcttatttctgttttttagccTCAGTGAAGCTACTGTACTCTGCTTAGGTTCAAGCTCCCTGCATCTTCGATAGCCAGTTATCTTCATGTGAGTAACCACAGTAAACATGGCCTCACCTTGAAGTACCTCTTCTCTCAAATAACATAGACTTGTGTTGCCTGTTATCCAGTTCCTGAAACTcgtcattttattgttttgttttttgcttttggccCAGTATATACTTGTTTATGGTGGGACAGTTAATCCAGTTTCAATTATTCCATCATGGGTGACAATGAAAGCCCAACCCGATTTGTATTTTAAGAGAATCTTAACCTTTATGTACTTCATTCAGTTCCATGAAATTCATTTTTCCAGTTACTTTAAAAACACTTGTCAATTTCCAtgatataagttaaaaaaacaacttttaaaatttcatttctttgcaaaaataaagaaaacgtTATCTTGTGAAAGCACTAAATAGTATTTGAATTTGGTATCTTTAGTTGCATGGTTTGAAAttccttataaaatatatacaatataactTAAGCCTTAGCTAATTGGAATTAACTACCTATATGCATTTTGCCTGCTTTTGCTTTTCCCTCAATCCCATctctaaaatgaatttaaatctaGATCCAAATAGCAGGCATGTGCATCACACCCAGTATCCTATAATAGGagatattaaaatatcaatataacatatatatatatccatcagTTATTCAGCTAGTCAATACCTTGATGACCAATAGATTAGATTAACCAGCACTTAATGATGTATCTTCAGCACTACCTCAGTGATACAGGAAATTGGTGAAATCAAACTTGATTTGTCAAACAGACCAGAACAGCTGAAGGAGGAAAATAAGCCAAAATACAATTAGTATAACGTCAGACAGAGGATGGTTATTCCTGGACCCCTCCAATTGCCTCCTGCTGCTGCAGAGCATCATTTGTTTACTGTGTTCTCTCTGGGTGCTATTTTCAGAATTCCTTCAGGGCACCgcctccagttgagctattcacaGTGCAGTTACATAGCCTTCCCCATCATAAGTGATAGCCCTGATGTGTCCAGTGTTAATCTTACTAGGGATCCTTTGTGTATAATCTCAgccaagtgacttagcatcccTTACTGTGTTTTCCTATCTGAAAAAATGAGGCTATAAATATACCTCTCTTACTGACATGTTGAAATAAACCTTATCATTGACAGGAAACTGCATTcctctatttcattaaaaaattctgtttttcccCTACCAAGCATAAACTACTTCAATCTATTCTTATCTAAGTTTAAACTTGGCTTCTTCCTCCAAATGTGCAATTGTTTAACTTCCTGGCTCAGCATTAGTCAAGTTTTCAAACAAATAAAGGTAAACTACAAAATTGAGGCAATTAACTTTCTTCTGTCTCTTTGGTGAGAATTCATTTATTCAGGATCCTCTAAATTGGTTAATGTTccctaatactttttttttttttttttggccagaaaTAAATGGTATGACACAAATACTTTTTGTCCTATTTTGATGTCATGAAACCAAAATGTTACTTAGCAAAGTATTTTTAGTAATCTCACAGCAGTATACCTGCTGTTATCCTCAtgtgtcttatttatttactatttattccCTTGGAGTGTGAGGAACAACTTTTTTACATAGGAATGAAACTATATTACTAAACTTTCAGTCCCCTAGTTTACTGatctgtataaaataaatatgaacagTTCATGACATTTGTCCTGGAAAGTAGGTGCTATTAAATGAATGCTGAGTCATAATTTCTTAGTGCACAAGATTATTTTGAATAATTGTCGGCATTTAAAATAGGCTTGCTTCTATGTACTAAATTGTAATTACAACC
The sequence above is a segment of the Bos mutus isolate GX-2022 chromosome 1, NWIPB_WYAK_1.1, whole genome shotgun sequence genome. Coding sequences within it:
- the BCHE gene encoding cholinesterase, with protein sequence MSVQSNLQAGAAAAYCISLKYYMISTPCKLYHLCCSESETNMQSRSTVIYIRFVLWFLLLWVLFEKSHTEEDIIITTKNGKVRGMHLPVLGGTVTAFLGIPYAQPPLGRLRFKKPQSLTKWPDIWNATKYANSCYQNTDQSFPGFLGSEMWNPNTDLSEDCLYLNVWIPTPKPKNATVMIWIYGGSFQTGTSSLHVYDGKFLARVERVIVVSMNYRVGALGFLALPGNPEAPGNVGLFDQQLALQWVQKNIAAFGGNPKSVTLFGESAGAASVSLHLLSPESHPLFTRAILQSGSSNAPWAVTSRYEARNRTLTLAKFIGCSRENDTEIIKCLRNKDPQEILRHEVFVVPYGTLLSVNFGPTVDGDFLTDMPDTLLQLGQFKKTQILVGVNKDEGTAFLVYGAPGFSKDNNSIITRKEFQEGLKIFFPGVSEFGKESILFHYMDWLDDQRAEKYREALDDVVGDYNIICPALEFTKKFSDMGNNAFFYYFEHRSSKLPWPEWMGVMHGYEIEFVFGLPLERRVNYTKAEEIFSRSIMKRWANFAKYGNPNGTQNNSTRWPVFKSNEQKYFTLNTESPKVNTKLRAQQCRFWTLFFPKVLEITGNIDEVEREWKAGFHRWNNYMMDWKNQFNDYTSKKESCAGL